One Cellulomonas sp. Y8 DNA segment encodes these proteins:
- a CDS encoding MIP/aquaporin family protein yields the protein MLSEFLGTATLLLLGAGVVANVILPKTKGFGGGWLLINFGWGLGVFTAVYVAFKSGAHLNPAVTLGIWAAGKDEFAPGIEVNAANGFLYIAAQFAGAAVGAALAYLTYKKHFDQDADPGIKLAVFSTGPELRSYGWNFLTEVVATFVLVFWVVISGNTPAQIGPLGVALVVVAIGASLGGPTGYAINPARDLGPRIAHALLPIRGKGSSDWSYAWVPVLGPAVGGILGGLLAMSIGWVA from the coding sequence ATGCTCTCCGAGTTCCTCGGCACCGCCACCCTGCTCCTCCTGGGTGCGGGTGTCGTCGCCAACGTGATCCTCCCGAAGACGAAGGGTTTCGGCGGCGGCTGGCTGCTGATCAACTTCGGGTGGGGCCTCGGCGTGTTCACCGCCGTCTACGTGGCCTTCAAGTCCGGCGCGCACCTCAACCCCGCGGTGACGCTGGGCATCTGGGCGGCCGGCAAGGACGAGTTCGCCCCGGGCATCGAGGTGAACGCCGCCAACGGCTTCCTGTACATCGCGGCGCAGTTCGCCGGCGCCGCCGTCGGTGCGGCCCTGGCCTACCTCACCTACAAGAAGCACTTCGACCAGGACGCCGACCCCGGCATCAAGCTCGCGGTGTTCTCGACCGGCCCGGAGCTGCGCTCCTACGGCTGGAACTTCCTCACCGAGGTCGTCGCCACGTTCGTCCTGGTGTTCTGGGTGGTCATCAGCGGCAACACCCCCGCCCAGATCGGCCCGCTCGGCGTCGCGCTCGTCGTGGTCGCGATCGGCGCCAGCCTCGGTGGCCCCACGGGGTACGCCATCAACCCGGCCCGTGACCTCGGCCCGCGCATCGCGCACGCCCTGCTCCCGATCCGCGGCAAGGGCTCGTCCGACTGGTCGTACGCCTGGGTGCCGGTGCTCGGCCCCGCGGTCGGCGGCATCCTCGGCGGCCTCCTGGCCATGTCCATCGGCTGGGTCGCCTGA
- the glpK gene encoding glycerol kinase GlpK, protein MSEQYVMAIDQGTTSTRAIIFDHGGQIVSVGQTEHQQIFPKAGWVEHDPNEIWTNTREVVSVALSRANKTYSDIVAVGITNQRETAVVWDRTTGQPVYNAIVWQDTRTQKICDDLAALGGGAERYKERVGLPLATYFSGPKIRWILDNVEGAREKAERGELAFGNTDSWVLWNMTGGVDGGVHVTDVTNASRTMLMNVDSLTWNEEIAAEMGVPLSMLPEIRSSSEVYGHGRKGGFVPGVPIAGILGDQQAATFGQACFEVGTAKNTYGTGNFMLLNTGTEPVQSKNGLLTTVAYKIGDAPQVYALEGSIAVTGSLVQWLRDNLGMFTDAPDIEYLASKVDDNGGAYFVPAFSGLFAPYWRSDARGALVGLTRYVNRNHIARAALEATAFQTREVLDAMNADSGVDLTELKVDGGMTANNLLMQFQADILDVPVIRPKVAETTALGAAYAAGIAVGFWNGEQDVRDNWAEGARWTPDLESDERDRQYRLWKKAVQKTLDWVDDDVR, encoded by the coding sequence ATGTCCGAGCAGTACGTGATGGCGATCGACCAGGGCACCACCTCGACGCGGGCGATCATCTTCGACCACGGCGGCCAGATCGTGTCCGTCGGCCAGACCGAGCACCAGCAGATCTTCCCCAAGGCCGGCTGGGTCGAGCACGACCCCAACGAGATCTGGACCAACACCCGCGAGGTCGTCAGCGTCGCCCTCTCCCGGGCGAACAAGACCTACTCCGACATCGTCGCCGTCGGCATCACCAACCAGCGCGAGACCGCGGTGGTCTGGGACCGGACCACCGGGCAGCCCGTCTACAACGCGATCGTCTGGCAGGACACCCGCACCCAGAAGATCTGCGACGACCTCGCGGCCCTCGGCGGCGGCGCCGAGCGCTACAAGGAGCGCGTCGGCCTGCCGCTCGCCACGTACTTCTCCGGCCCGAAGATCCGCTGGATCCTCGACAACGTCGAGGGCGCCCGCGAGAAGGCGGAGCGCGGCGAGCTCGCGTTCGGCAACACCGACTCCTGGGTGCTGTGGAACATGACGGGCGGCGTCGACGGCGGCGTGCACGTCACGGACGTCACCAACGCGTCCCGCACGATGCTGATGAACGTCGACTCGCTCACCTGGAACGAGGAGATCGCGGCGGAGATGGGCGTGCCGCTCTCCATGCTCCCGGAGATCCGGTCCTCCTCCGAGGTCTACGGCCACGGCCGCAAGGGCGGCTTCGTCCCGGGCGTGCCGATCGCCGGCATCCTCGGCGACCAGCAGGCGGCGACCTTCGGCCAGGCGTGCTTCGAGGTCGGCACGGCCAAGAACACCTACGGCACCGGCAACTTCATGCTGCTGAACACCGGCACCGAGCCCGTCCAGTCGAAGAACGGCCTGCTCACCACCGTCGCCTACAAGATCGGCGACGCCCCGCAGGTCTACGCGCTCGAGGGCTCGATCGCGGTCACCGGCTCCCTGGTGCAGTGGCTGCGCGACAACCTGGGCATGTTCACCGACGCCCCGGACATCGAGTACCTGGCCAGCAAGGTCGACGACAACGGCGGCGCGTACTTCGTGCCGGCGTTCTCCGGCCTGTTCGCCCCGTACTGGCGCTCGGACGCGCGCGGCGCCCTCGTCGGCCTCACCCGGTACGTCAACCGCAACCACATCGCCCGCGCGGCGCTGGAGGCCACCGCCTTCCAGACCCGCGAGGTGCTCGACGCGATGAACGCGGACTCCGGCGTCGACCTGACCGAGCTCAAGGTGGACGGCGGCATGACCGCCAACAACCTGCTCATGCAGTTCCAGGCCGACATCCTCGACGTGCCGGTCATCCGGCCGAAGGTCGCCGAGACGACCGCGCTCGGCGCCGCGTACGCCGCGGGCATCGCCGTCGGGTTCTGGAACGGCGAGCAGGACGTGCGCGACAACTGGGCCGAGGGTGCGCGCTGGACCCCCGACCTGGAGTCGGACGAGCGCGACCGGCAGTACCGGCTGTGGAAGAAGGCCGTGCAGAAGACCCTCGACTGGGTCGACGACGACGTGCGCTGA